In candidate division TA06 bacterium, the DNA window TGACGACCGACTGGCGGTAAAGCACCTGGCGGCATTTGCCGCACAACTCGTTGCGGGGATCAACGGTATTGGGCCGGCGGGACCCGTCGGCCTCGTGTTTTTTCAAGAGCGTACGGCAGCGCGGACACCAGCCGTATTTCCCCGAACCCCGGTAGACTCGGGAGCCGGCTTGGGGAATCATGTCCTGGGCTATCTGGCGCACCCGTTCGCGGGTCAGGCCGTAATCGGCTCCGATCTTTTTGTATGTTTCGATCCCCCGGCTGACCCTGGCGGCAATGGCGGCGTTTCGTTTGGCCAGCCCTTTGACCTTTACCCCCTTTGGCCTCCCCCGGCCTTTGGACTCAGTCTGTTTTTTGCTTTTAAGTTTCGTCATGCTGCAAAGTATTTCGGTTGGCGGCGCATGACAGCCATGCGCCGCCTTTTGCCTGTTATCCTGTTTCTATTTCTTAACCCTCGGCCCCTTGTGCGGCCTTAACATCCTGGGCGCGATCCCGAACTCGCCCAGCTTCTCGCCGGTCTTGCCGTAGTTAGTCTCCAGGGTACTGACCCACTTGGCGATCTCGGTGGCCAGACCCTTCTTGGCCGCGACGAAATCCACGGTGGACTGCTGGGCCGCAGCCTTGGCCTTTTCCTGGGTCGCGTCGGCGTTGTTGAAAGCATCCAACGCCTTCTGCAGGGAGACCGGGTCCAGCCCCCACTTGGCAACCTTGGCCTTGTTGCCCGTGCCGCCCTTGACAAGGTTGATGCCGCAGTCCTTGTAGTCGACGGTTGAGGAAAGTTTTTTCCGCATGCCTTCCTCCTTGTGCGGTGTTAATGTTTGGGTATACCCTAATTTAGGGTTTAACTGAACACATCAATTTTAACATTGAGCGCGGACAGTATCTATGCGTAAAGTTTATGACCTCCCCCATATCCCCCTCCCTTGGAGCCTGTCCTGAGTTATGCTTGCATAAGACTGGCGAAAGGAGGGGAGGGATAAAGGGTGGGGTCAACCGTTGCTCTGGCAAGGTTACTCCAGATCGTCCTCCTCAAACTTGGCGGCCTCGAACTTCTTCTGCATGGACTCTAAAAGCCGGTTGTTGAACTCCTCCGGGGTGCGGTATCCGCAGACCTTTAAAAGCTGGTTCATGGCTATCACCTCGGAGATGACGCTGATGTTCTTGCCCGGCACCACCGGCACCGTTACCAGCGGGATCTCCACCCCCAGGATGGTGGTCGGTTTTTCGTCCAGGCCCACTCGCTCGTAATCCTCGTCGTCGCTCCAGCGCTTGAGGCGCACTTCCACCTCGATCCTTTTGCGCATCCGCACCGCCCGGATGCCGAAGATGGTGGCCAGGTCTATGATCCCGATCCCCCGGATCTCCATGTGGTGCCGCAGCAGCTTGTTGCCGAAGCCTATCAGAACGCTTTGCCCCCGCTTCTTGATCTCCACCACGTCGTCGGCCACCAGCCGGTGCCCCCGCTCCACCAGGTCCAGGGCGCATTCGCTCTTGCCGATGCCGGAATCGCCGGTGTAAAGAAGCCCC includes these proteins:
- the hprK gene encoding HPr(Ser) kinase/phosphatase, with protein sequence MKEISVQELLDDRQEFLHLELLTGKTGLERKIIIADANRPGLALSGYMGYFLWERIQIIGITETGYLETLSPDKRVESLKRITAFELPCIIISKGLAAHPELVAICLERRIPLLRTGLDTTDFIHKLSSYIDNRLAPTTTVHGTLVDVYGLGLLYTGDSGIGKSECALDLVERGHRLVADDVVEIKKRGQSVLIGFGNKLLRHHMEIRGIGIIDLATIFGIRAVRMRKRIEVEVRLKRWSDDEDYERVGLDEKPTTILGVEIPLVTVPVVPGKNISVISEVIAMNQLLKVCGYRTPEEFNNRLLESMQKKFEAAKFEEDDLE